The genomic interval GGCGTCCTCGTGCTGAGCGTCCTCGACTCGACGTTGCGGCGGTACGAAGGCCGCCGCATCGCGGACATCGCGCGGGAAGAGCACCACGACCCGTACGAGGCTCTCTTCGACCTGCTGGCGGCGGACCGGGCAAAGACGGGAGCCGCATTCTTCTCGATGAGCGAACCGGACGTGCGGGCGGCGGTCTCGTCCCCGTGGGTAGGTGTCGGGTCTGACTTCGGCGCCACGGCCCCGGACGGTCCGCTGGGCCTGCGGAAGGTGCATCCCCGCGCCTACGGGACCTTCCCCCGGATCCTGGGCCGCTACGTGCGGGAGGAGCGCGCGCTGACGCTGGAGGCCGCGGTGCGGAAGATGACCGGTGTGGCCGCCGAGCGGATGGGGCTTCCGGAGCGCGGACTACTGCGTGAGGGGTACTTCGCGGACATCACGGTGTTCGATGCGGGGACCGTCATGGACCGCGCCACGTTCGAAGATCCGAGCCGGCCATCGGAGGGGATACGGTACGTCATGGTGAATGGTCGCCTGACGCTCGACGAAGGAAGAGTCACCGGCGAAAGGCCGGGGCGTGCGCTGCGCGGTCCGG from Gemmatimonadales bacterium carries:
- a CDS encoding amidohydrolase family protein gives rise to the protein GVLVLSVLDSTLRRYEGRRIADIAREEHHDPYEALFDLLAADRAKTGAAFFSMSEPDVRAAVSSPWVGVGSDFGATAPDGPLGLRKVHPRAYGTFPRILGRYVREERALTLEAAVRKMTGVAAERMGLPERGLLREGYFADITVFDAGTVMDRATFEDPSRPSEGIRYVMVNGRLTLDEGRVTGERPGRALRGPGWRRS